Proteins found in one Serinicoccus marinus DSM 15273 genomic segment:
- a CDS encoding GNAT family N-acetyltransferase produces MLVVHALGVCPAFLRQGVTRFLVDAALEVARGEGCRAVRLDPTSRTPPLEPSTPVRLHRPRGPHPALRGHRPRPVPPLRARALTLPAQSANTDQQMSSRRA; encoded by the coding sequence GTGCTCGTGGTGCACGCCCTGGGGGTGTGCCCCGCCTTCCTGCGTCAGGGGGTCACGCGCTTCCTCGTCGACGCCGCCCTGGAGGTGGCGAGAGGCGAGGGGTGCCGGGCGGTCCGGCTGGACCCTACGTCGAGAACCCCGCCGCTCGAGCCCTCTACCCCGGTGCGGCTTCACCGACCTCGGGGTCCGCACCCTGCACTACGAGGGCACCGACCTCGACCAGTTCCACCTCTTCGAGCGCGTGCTCTGACGCTGCCGGCTCAGTCGGCGAACACCGACCAACAGATGTCGTCGCGCCGAGCCTGA
- a CDS encoding type II toxin-antitoxin system RelE family toxin: protein MEGPYQVAWTPTAKRALRRLPEKVATAAIEFIYGSLATNPQRLGMGLRFDLDGLHSAMRGDYRIICRIDDDVTIIAIEHRADVYR from the coding sequence ATGGAGGGGCCATACCAGGTCGCATGGACGCCCACGGCCAAGCGTGCACTGCGCCGACTCCCCGAGAAGGTGGCCACTGCAGCCATCGAATTCATCTACGGTTCTTTGGCGACGAATCCGCAGCGCTTGGGGATGGGCTTGCGCTTCGATCTCGACGGGCTGCACAGCGCGATGCGCGGCGACTACCGCATCATCTGTCGGATCGATGATGACGTGACCATCATCGCCATCGAGCATCGGGCAGACGTCTATCGCTGA
- a CDS encoding VOC family protein, which produces MSTLIPSVSFDGTAKAAREHYQQVFGGELVINTFGEYGMQGEGSDGVMHAQLTTPAGVTLMASDSPPGMPAAGSDGNVSLNLSGDDEAELRGYWDGLAHGGEAG; this is translated from the coding sequence ATGTCCACGCTCATCCCTTCTGTCTCCTTCGACGGCACCGCCAAGGCCGCGAGGGAGCACTACCAGCAGGTCTTCGGCGGCGAGCTGGTGATCAACACCTTCGGTGAGTACGGCATGCAGGGCGAGGGCAGCGACGGCGTCATGCACGCCCAGCTCACCACCCCGGCCGGCGTCACCCTCATGGCCTCGGACAGCCCGCCCGGTATGCCCGCGGCCGGCTCCGACGGCAACGTCTCGCTCAACCTCAGCGGCGACGACGAGGCGGAGCTGCGTGGCTACTGGGACGGTCTCGCGCACGGCGGCGAGGCCGGCTGA